From the genome of Uranotaenia lowii strain MFRU-FL chromosome 1, ASM2978415v1, whole genome shotgun sequence, one region includes:
- the LOC129740454 gene encoding protein D2-like, whose translation MEADINQMFTEHDIVPVLIDRAPLVFAKVAYRSKKLVDAGKEMTPVDVRDEPKVEWCADPIVFYTLIMIDPDSPSRTEPLNREFAHWLVGNIPGKHVEQGEVLFEYIPAFPRSGTGFHRYIFLLYQQHCRNDYSEAPRASKKNRTPRLCFSTRDFARRYSLGQPIAGNFFVAQFDDYVPVLLSKFPKSNDY comes from the exons ATGGAAGCTGACATTAATCAGATGTTCACTGAGCACGATATCGTTCCAGTGCTCATCGATCGGGCGCCGCTGGTGTTTGCCAAG gttgCTTACCGATCCAAGAAGCTGGTGGACGCAGGCAAGGAAATGACCCCGGTAGATGTTCGAGACGAGCCCAAGGTCGAGTGGTGTGCCGATCCCATCGTTTTTTACACATTGATCATGATAGACCCGGACTCACCGAGCCGAACCGAGCCGCTGAACCGCGAATTCGCTCACTGGTTGGTGGGAAATATCCCCGGAAAGCACGTGGAACAAGGGGAGGTTCTCTTCGAATACATTCCAGCCTTCCCCCGGTCCGGAACGGGATTCCATCGGTATATTTTCCTCCTTTATCAGCAGCACTGCCGCAACGATTATTCGGAAGCACCCCGGGCATCGAAGAA AAATCGAACGCCACGGCTGTGTTTCTCGACGCGTGATTTTGCCCGCCGTTATAGTTTGGGTCAGCCGATCGCGGGCAACTTTTTCGTCGCACAGTTCGACGATTACGTTCCGGTGCTGCTGTCAAAGTTCCCCAAGAGCAACgattattaa